The proteins below come from a single Limnobaculum xujianqingii genomic window:
- a CDS encoding LysR family transcriptional regulator, translated as MLDKIIFFCAVVKSGSLSKAAEEFNISVSAASRWVAELEKEMGVSLLKRSTRRVSPSQTGMHLYEKFEPLARDAREMIEEVMSTGNDYIGLIRIASTPLFATEHLVDIISSFLIEYPKIKVKLFINPFPVNLVDEVDFSIRAQASYKGKIDHDSSDVRKRLVSEPLVTVASSLYLSQHAAPQSPDDLADHRCLYSKSLVGGNKWQFFLNGKVSIYNIPNFFECDNSEILKRLALNHAGIAYLPKSLVEEDLRQGHLVSILENYMASTFDINLYYKRREHYPARLSLFKDYLINNLEKRLMEKKK; from the coding sequence ATGCTGGATAAAATTATCTTCTTCTGTGCCGTGGTTAAATCAGGTTCATTAAGTAAAGCGGCAGAAGAGTTTAATATTTCAGTTTCGGCAGCCAGCCGCTGGGTTGCTGAGCTGGAAAAAGAGATGGGAGTAAGTCTGTTAAAACGCTCCACTCGTCGGGTATCCCCTTCTCAAACCGGTATGCATCTTTATGAAAAGTTTGAACCACTGGCGCGAGACGCCCGAGAGATGATTGAAGAGGTCATGAGTACCGGGAATGACTATATTGGCCTGATTCGCATTGCGTCCACCCCGCTGTTTGCCACCGAGCATTTAGTAGACATTATCTCCAGCTTCTTAATTGAGTATCCTAAAATTAAGGTGAAGCTGTTTATCAATCCATTTCCGGTTAATCTGGTGGATGAAGTCGATTTCTCTATTCGAGCCCAGGCCAGCTATAAGGGCAAAATCGATCATGACTCTTCGGACGTGCGTAAACGTTTAGTCAGTGAACCTCTGGTCACTGTCGCCTCATCACTCTATTTAAGCCAACACGCTGCGCCACAAAGCCCGGATGATTTAGCCGACCATCGTTGCCTGTATTCCAAGAGTCTGGTGGGTGGTAATAAATGGCAATTCTTCCTTAATGGTAAAGTCAGTATCTACAACATCCCTAACTTCTTTGAGTGCGATAACTCAGAGATTCTCAAACGATTGGCCCTTAACCATGCAGGTATTGCTTATCTACCTAAATCCTTAGTGGAAGAGGATCTTCGTCAGGGGCATCTGGTCAGTATTCTGGAAAATTATATGGCCAGCACTTTTGATATCAACCTGTACTACAAACGACGGGAACACTACCCCGCCAGGCTATCACTCTTTAAGGATTATCTAATTAATAACCTTGAAAAACGTCTGATGGAAAAGAAAAAATAA
- the fabG gene encoding 3-oxoacyl-ACP reductase FabG yields the protein MLNKICVVTGAGRGIGLEIVKKFSQAGAKMIFAVDMNEQELKSLENQYPNVRPAKLNVCDRPAITAFVDAVKAEFGQIDVLVNNAGITRDAMIGKMTEDDWDAVLNVNLKGVFNMTQAIVALMTENGKGSIITMSSIVGTDGNIGQSNYAATKGGVIAMTKGWAKEFARKGAQIRANCVAPGFTETPMTKDLPEKVLEGINNKTPLGRMATAEDIAEGVLFLASEKAKFITGQVLKIDGGLTL from the coding sequence ATGTTAAACAAAATTTGTGTCGTCACTGGTGCAGGTCGGGGAATTGGCCTGGAAATCGTGAAGAAGTTTTCACAAGCCGGAGCTAAAATGATTTTTGCCGTTGATATGAATGAGCAAGAACTGAAATCACTGGAAAACCAATACCCAAATGTACGCCCTGCCAAACTGAATGTGTGCGATCGCCCCGCCATCACTGCCTTTGTTGATGCTGTAAAAGCCGAGTTCGGCCAAATTGATGTTCTGGTGAATAACGCCGGTATTACTCGCGACGCCATGATCGGTAAAATGACTGAAGATGACTGGGATGCAGTACTTAACGTAAACCTGAAGGGCGTTTTCAATATGACTCAGGCCATTGTGGCGCTGATGACCGAAAACGGCAAAGGCTCAATCATTACTATGTCTTCTATCGTGGGTACCGATGGCAACATTGGTCAAAGCAACTATGCAGCCACTAAAGGCGGCGTTATCGCTATGACTAAAGGCTGGGCTAAAGAATTCGCCCGTAAAGGGGCACAAATTCGTGCCAACTGCGTAGCACCTGGTTTTACCGAAACCCCAATGACCAAAGACCTGCCAGAAAAAGTGCTGGAAGGCATCAACAACAAGACTCCTCTTGGCCGTATGGCTACCGCAGAAGATATTGCTGAAGGGGTACTGTTCCTGGCGTCTGAAAAAGCCAAATTTATTACCGGTCAGGTTCTGAAAATTGACGGTGGATTAACGCTGTAA
- a CDS encoding GntP family permease — protein MDFIIVLGALCFLMFAAYRGYSVILMAPIAALGAVLLTQPAAVAPVFSGLFMDKMVGFIKLYFPVFLLGAVFGKVIELSGFSKSIVAAVISWIGRERAIMVIVIVCALLTYGGVSLFVVVFAVYPFAAEMFRQGNLPKRLIPGAIALGAFSFTMDALPGTPQIQNIIPTTFFGTTTLAAPILGCIGAVFVFFAGMAYLNWRLRSAIRKGEGYGTNLVNEPAPVDTSDLPSPWLAISPLILIGVANMAFTKLIPKWYGAEHIVSLPGLKDPLVTKVPSIVGIWAVEAALLLGIIFVLCTAFNMVRKNFAEGTKVAIGGAMLASVNTASEYGFGAVIAALPGFMVIRDALTSIPDPLVNAAVTVTSLAGVTGSASGGMSIALAAMGDQLLAATQAAGISPEVLHRVVAMASGGMDTLPHNGAVITLLAVTGLTHKDSYKDIFAVTCIKTLAVFVIIGVYYMTGLV, from the coding sequence ATGGATTTCATCATTGTTCTCGGTGCCCTGTGTTTTCTAATGTTCGCAGCCTATCGCGGATATAGCGTTATTCTGATGGCACCCATCGCTGCTCTCGGGGCCGTTCTTCTCACCCAACCTGCCGCCGTTGCCCCAGTCTTCTCCGGACTGTTTATGGATAAGATGGTCGGCTTTATCAAACTCTACTTCCCGGTATTCCTGCTGGGTGCTGTTTTCGGTAAGGTGATTGAACTCTCCGGATTCTCTAAATCAATTGTTGCCGCTGTCATCAGTTGGATCGGACGTGAACGCGCGATTATGGTTATCGTGATCGTTTGTGCTCTGCTGACTTACGGCGGGGTTTCACTGTTTGTGGTGGTATTTGCTGTTTATCCATTTGCCGCTGAAATGTTCCGACAGGGGAATCTACCTAAACGGCTAATCCCCGGTGCCATTGCCCTCGGGGCGTTCTCATTTACCATGGATGCCCTACCAGGCACGCCACAAATTCAAAACATCATTCCTACCACCTTTTTTGGTACCACCACTTTAGCGGCACCAATTCTGGGCTGTATTGGTGCAGTGTTTGTATTCTTTGCGGGCATGGCCTATCTGAACTGGCGTTTACGCAGTGCGATTCGTAAAGGTGAAGGCTACGGTACCAATCTGGTCAATGAGCCTGCGCCGGTAGATACCAGCGATTTGCCTTCTCCGTGGCTGGCTATCTCTCCACTGATTCTGATTGGTGTAGCCAATATGGCCTTCACCAAGCTGATACCAAAATGGTATGGCGCTGAACACATCGTATCGCTGCCGGGGCTAAAAGACCCATTAGTCACCAAGGTGCCTTCTATCGTCGGTATTTGGGCGGTAGAAGCAGCGCTGCTGTTAGGCATTATTTTCGTTCTTTGTACCGCCTTTAATATGGTACGCAAGAACTTCGCTGAAGGAACTAAAGTCGCCATTGGTGGCGCCATGCTGGCATCGGTCAATACCGCGTCAGAATATGGTTTTGGTGCCGTTATCGCCGCACTGCCTGGCTTTATGGTTATTCGTGATGCGTTAACCAGTATTCCTGACCCATTAGTCAATGCGGCAGTAACCGTAACCTCACTGGCGGGTGTTACCGGTTCAGCCTCAGGCGGTATGAGTATCGCACTGGCCGCCATGGGCGATCAGCTATTAGCCGCAACTCAGGCCGCAGGAATCAGCCCGGAAGTTCTGCACCGCGTAGTTGCAATGGCCAGTGGCGGTATGGATACCCTACCTCACAACGGCGCAGTTATCACACTGTTAGCTGTTACCGGCCTGACTCATAAAGATTCCTATAAAGATATTTTTGCCGTGACCTGCATTAAGACCCTGGCAGTGTTCGTGATCATCGGCGTTTACTACATGACCGGATTGGTTTGA
- a CDS encoding MmcQ/YjbR family DNA-binding protein: protein MNSKDLIPYCLTKLGAVHDYKAEWEADRVCVCDKMFALLGELNGRPIISLKSDPDRADILRQAFPDIIPGYYLNKKLWNTLFLDGALTLEMIEESIDHSYLLVVQKLPKKTQKMLGIQP, encoded by the coding sequence ATGAATAGCAAAGACTTAATCCCTTACTGTCTGACAAAGCTTGGTGCGGTACATGACTATAAAGCCGAATGGGAAGCCGATCGGGTTTGTGTCTGCGATAAGATGTTTGCTTTATTAGGTGAGCTTAATGGTCGTCCGATTATCTCTTTAAAAAGCGATCCGGATCGTGCTGATATTTTGCGTCAGGCCTTCCCCGATATCATTCCCGGCTATTACTTAAATAAAAAGCTGTGGAACACCCTATTTCTGGATGGAGCCTTAACCCTGGAAATGATTGAAGAAAGCATTGACCATTCCTATCTGTTGGTGGTGCAGAAGTTACCAAAGAAAACGCAAAAGATGTTGGGTATACAGCCGTAA
- the blc gene encoding outer membrane lipoprotein Blc, translating into MKLCPVLTIVGLSLALVACNSPTPPKGVNPITGFDAKRYLSKWYEISRLENRFERGLEQVTATYGERNDGGISVLNRGYDPLKEQWKESEGKAYFTGSVTTAALKVSFFGPFYGGYNVIALDDNYQYALVSGPNRDYLWILSRTPQIPDSVKQNYLNIARKLNFPVDEMLWVSQQ; encoded by the coding sequence ATGAAGTTATGCCCCGTTCTCACAATTGTTGGCTTGTCGCTGGCATTGGTGGCTTGCAACTCTCCTACTCCACCAAAAGGCGTAAACCCTATCACCGGATTTGATGCCAAACGCTATTTGAGTAAATGGTATGAAATCTCTCGTTTGGAAAACCGCTTTGAACGAGGGCTGGAACAGGTTACCGCTACCTATGGAGAGCGTAATGATGGTGGAATATCCGTCTTGAACCGTGGATACGACCCGCTAAAAGAGCAATGGAAAGAAAGTGAAGGCAAAGCTTATTTCACAGGTTCCGTAACCACCGCCGCATTAAAGGTCTCATTTTTTGGCCCATTCTATGGCGGTTATAACGTAATTGCCCTTGATGACAACTATCAATATGCGCTGGTGAGTGGACCTAATCGCGATTATCTGTGGATATTATCCCGCACACCACAAATCCCGGATAGCGTTAAACAAAACTATCTTAATATTGCCCGCAAACTAAATTTTCCAGTAGATGAAATGCTCTGGGTTAGCCAGCAATAG
- a CDS encoding acyl CoA:acetate/3-ketoacid CoA transferase, which produces MAAQFVSLDEFAQSIQDGDRLVLGGFIGAVVPEALEKAVGSRFKQEGHPRNLSLYFAAGQGDSAERAVNNLSEEGLVSFVIGGHWGLIPKLQKLANEEKITGYNLPQGIIAHLMRDTAAGKPGTLSHVGLGTFVDPRIEGGKINQSTKEDWVEVITIHNKEYLFYKRLDANVALLRGTTADENGNITMEDECLFVENLAAAQMVKNNGGKVVVQVKRKVKAGTLEPQQVRIPGILVDMVVVVDNPAEHMQTFAEQQNDAYCRLTPKVEKDVKPIKLDAKKVVARRAAQELKRGAIMNLGIGLPEYISAVADEEGQTGAMNLTVEPGAIGGTPAGGLSFGASANPEAIITQDQQFDFYDGGGIDQAFLGLAECDKTGDLNVSRFGTKIPGCGGFINITQNAKEVFFCGTFTAGKFDIQVGDGKLTINKDGDISKFIDKVQQITFSAKTANENHKPVLYITERAVFRLTPQGLELTEIAPGIDLEKDILGKMEFVPLISPNLKTMDEAIFHDRPIGLTLK; this is translated from the coding sequence ATGGCTGCTCAATTTGTATCTCTGGATGAGTTTGCCCAATCCATTCAGGATGGGGACAGGCTGGTACTTGGTGGTTTTATCGGCGCGGTAGTACCTGAAGCGCTGGAAAAAGCCGTTGGTTCTCGCTTTAAGCAGGAGGGGCATCCACGTAATTTGTCCCTCTACTTCGCCGCAGGTCAGGGTGATTCCGCAGAAAGAGCGGTAAACAATTTGTCGGAAGAAGGTCTGGTCTCTTTCGTCATCGGTGGCCACTGGGGCTTAATTCCTAAGCTACAAAAGCTGGCTAATGAAGAAAAAATCACCGGTTATAACCTGCCGCAGGGCATTATCGCTCATCTGATGCGCGATACTGCGGCCGGTAAACCCGGCACCCTTAGTCATGTAGGGCTGGGAACATTTGTTGACCCGCGCATTGAGGGTGGAAAGATCAACCAATCCACTAAAGAAGATTGGGTTGAAGTTATCACCATTCATAATAAAGAGTATCTGTTCTACAAACGTTTAGATGCCAACGTCGCTCTGTTACGCGGTACCACTGCTGATGAAAACGGCAATATCACGATGGAAGACGAGTGCCTGTTTGTTGAAAACCTGGCGGCGGCTCAAATGGTAAAAAACAACGGCGGCAAAGTCGTTGTGCAGGTAAAACGTAAGGTCAAAGCAGGTACTCTCGAACCACAACAGGTACGCATTCCCGGTATTCTGGTGGATATGGTAGTGGTAGTTGATAACCCGGCGGAACACATGCAAACCTTCGCCGAGCAGCAGAATGATGCTTATTGCCGCCTGACGCCAAAAGTAGAAAAAGACGTTAAACCGATAAAACTGGATGCCAAAAAAGTCGTTGCCCGTCGTGCCGCTCAGGAACTGAAGCGCGGAGCTATCATGAACCTGGGTATTGGCTTACCGGAATACATTTCTGCTGTAGCCGACGAAGAAGGACAGACCGGAGCCATGAACCTGACCGTTGAACCAGGAGCCATTGGTGGTACTCCGGCTGGTGGTTTGAGCTTTGGAGCTTCGGCTAACCCGGAAGCTATCATCACTCAGGATCAACAATTTGACTTCTATGACGGTGGCGGTATCGATCAGGCATTCCTTGGCCTGGCGGAATGCGACAAAACTGGCGACCTTAACGTATCGCGTTTTGGTACTAAAATCCCCGGTTGTGGCGGGTTTATCAATATTACCCAAAACGCCAAAGAGGTGTTCTTTTGTGGCACCTTCACCGCCGGAAAATTTGATATTCAGGTTGGTGACGGCAAGCTGACCATCAATAAAGATGGTGATATCAGTAAATTCATCGACAAAGTTCAGCAAATTACCTTCTCGGCAAAAACTGCCAACGAAAACCACAAACCGGTGCTGTATATCACCGAGCGTGCGGTATTCCGCTTAACCCCACAAGGGCTGGAACTAACGGAAATCGCACCGGGTATCGATCTGGAAAAAGACATTCTCGGCAAGATGGAATTCGTTCCACTTATTAGCCCGAATCTGAAAACCATGGATGAAGCCATTTTCCACGATCGCCCTATTGGTTTAACGCTGAAATAA
- a CDS encoding class I SAM-dependent methyltransferase — protein sequence MAQNIYDVQTFFDGYAQLSRSVDGLDGAPEWSAIVSMLPDMQGFRVADLGCGYGWFCRNARERGASQVSGIDLSEKMLNKAREMTDDPAISYQRGDLETLKLAENSYDLVYSSLALHYIENLPALFNTIYQSLVPGGYLVFSAEHPIYTAPKHPGWLVDTDGQKSWPVNSYQAEGPRVTNWIAEGIVKQHRMLGSYLNMLIKQGFVITHLNEWGPTAQQIADIPALDEEKERPMIFLLSAQKPL from the coding sequence ATGGCACAGAATATTTATGACGTTCAGACTTTCTTTGATGGCTATGCCCAGTTGAGCCGTTCTGTGGATGGGTTGGATGGTGCGCCGGAATGGTCGGCCATTGTTAGTATGTTGCCGGATATGCAAGGGTTTCGCGTGGCGGATCTTGGCTGTGGATATGGTTGGTTTTGCCGTAATGCTCGTGAGCGAGGGGCGAGTCAGGTATCAGGAATCGACCTGTCAGAGAAGATGTTGAATAAAGCCAGAGAGATGACCGACGATCCGGCGATTAGCTATCAGCGTGGCGATTTGGAAACTCTGAAGTTGGCAGAGAACAGTTATGATTTAGTGTATAGCTCACTGGCTCTGCACTATATTGAAAACCTGCCCGCTTTATTCAATACCATCTACCAATCGTTAGTTCCGGGTGGCTATCTGGTGTTTTCTGCTGAGCATCCGATTTATACCGCACCTAAACATCCCGGTTGGCTGGTTGATACTGACGGGCAAAAATCATGGCCGGTGAATAGCTATCAGGCAGAAGGGCCGCGGGTAACTAACTGGATTGCAGAAGGGATAGTGAAACAGCACCGTATGCTGGGTAGCTATTTGAATATGCTGATTAAGCAGGGGTTTGTGATTACTCACTTAAATGAATGGGGCCCGACAGCACAACAGATAGCCGATATTCCGGCACTGGATGAAGAAAAAGAACGGCCAATGATCTTTTTATTGTCGGCGCAAAAACCATTGTAG
- the dcuC gene encoding C4-dicarboxylate transporter DcuC — translation MTAFIIAIVITIIAAWLIIKNYQPQTVLLLAGLALLTLTVILHPEKSILYGKATTTGSTWLDIFAFAKGSLSTQVAGIGLIIMAAGGFASYMDHIKASNAMVNICIRPLQVIKAPYLILALGYICAQMLHVAISSAAGLAMLLLVTFFPVLVRLGVSKAAAAAMIGLCAFMDLGPAVGTANLAAKHAGMETAVYFAHYQMPVAIAVMLVVSILIFFTAKYYDKKDGHTVVIQDVSKTDAQEEDAAPTFYALLPIFPVALVLIFSPLVIDTIKIDVVTAMIVGTMLAFVCELIVKRDFRACCKGVQVFFKGMGGMFTSIVSLLVCADIYAQGMQQIGAIDYLLESVQNAGFGFTSMTIVMTLLVGITAVLTGSGVAAFFSFSGLAPSIATKFGADAVYMILPMQLMAGMGRSISPVAGIIIAVSKAGECSPFMIVRRTLIPALGGIVTMLVTNYLLF, via the coding sequence ATGACTGCATTTATAATCGCAATAGTGATTACTATCATTGCCGCATGGTTAATTATTAAAAATTATCAACCTCAAACCGTGCTGTTGCTGGCAGGTCTGGCTTTACTGACGCTCACGGTGATTCTTCACCCGGAAAAAAGCATTTTATATGGCAAAGCGACCACCACGGGCTCTACCTGGCTGGATATTTTTGCCTTTGCTAAAGGCTCGCTTTCTACTCAGGTAGCCGGCATTGGTTTGATCATTATGGCGGCAGGCGGTTTCGCCAGCTATATGGACCATATCAAAGCGTCAAACGCCATGGTCAATATTTGTATCCGCCCTTTGCAGGTCATCAAAGCGCCCTATCTGATTCTGGCTCTGGGCTATATTTGTGCTCAAATGCTGCACGTCGCGATTTCAAGCGCCGCAGGCTTAGCCATGTTGCTATTGGTTACCTTCTTCCCGGTTTTAGTACGTTTAGGGGTGAGTAAAGCCGCCGCCGCCGCTATGATTGGCCTGTGTGCCTTTATGGACCTTGGCCCGGCAGTGGGAACGGCCAACCTGGCAGCAAAACATGCGGGTATGGAAACTGCGGTCTATTTTGCCCACTACCAAATGCCGGTGGCTATTGCGGTTATGCTGGTGGTATCCATCCTGATTTTCTTCACGGCGAAATACTACGATAAAAAAGATGGTCACACCGTGGTTATTCAGGACGTCAGCAAAACTGATGCTCAGGAAGAGGATGCAGCACCAACCTTTTATGCCCTGCTGCCTATTTTCCCGGTAGCGCTGGTACTGATATTCAGCCCATTGGTAATTGATACCATCAAAATTGATGTGGTTACCGCGATGATCGTCGGTACTATGCTGGCTTTTGTCTGCGAACTGATTGTTAAACGTGATTTCCGCGCCTGCTGTAAAGGGGTACAGGTGTTCTTCAAGGGTATGGGCGGTATGTTTACCAGTATCGTATCCTTACTGGTTTGTGCTGATATCTATGCCCAAGGGATGCAGCAAATTGGTGCTATCGATTATCTGCTTGAATCCGTGCAAAACGCAGGCTTTGGTTTCACCAGCATGACTATCGTGATGACACTATTGGTAGGTATTACTGCAGTGCTGACCGGTTCCGGCGTTGCCGCCTTCTTCTCCTTCTCGGGTCTGGCTCCTTCAATCGCCACCAAGTTTGGCGCTGATGCGGTATATATGATTCTGCCAATGCAGTTAATGGCCGGGATGGGACGTTCTATTTCCCCGGTTGCAGGTATCATTATTGCCGTCAGTAAAGCCGGTGAGTGTTCGCCGTTTATGATTGTGAGACGAACGTTGATTCCGGCGCTGGGCGGCATAGTAACGATGCTGGTGACTAACTATCTGTTGTTCTAA
- a CDS encoding acetyl-CoA C-acetyltransferase yields MTNKVYIIAAQRAAIGSFCGTLSSLPASDIAAQVMQKTLEKSGVKPEWLDEVIVGNVLSAGQGQGPGRQAALKAGVPDSVPAYTLNMLCGSGMKTIMDAASHIKAGDADLVMAAGMENMSSAPFLMPGKIRNGVKMGNMTLEDSMLIDGLMDAMNQIHMGVTAENIAEKHHISRQEQDNFALASQQKAGAAQEQGKFRDEIVPVMVPGRKGPVTFDTDEYIKPFTTLADMEKLRIAFKKEGGTVTAANASGLNDSACALIVASEKAVEKYGLKPIAEIVSYAQAGVDPKVMGLGPVPAISKALKNAGMRLQDMELIELNEAFAAQSLGVLRELSQEHGCSVESILPHTNVNGGAIALGHPLGASGGRITVSLIHEMKRRHNQYGLASLCIGGGMGVAIVIKNL; encoded by the coding sequence ATGACAAATAAAGTTTACATCATTGCCGCCCAACGTGCGGCAATCGGCAGCTTCTGCGGAACCTTATCCTCATTACCGGCTAGTGATATCGCTGCGCAAGTAATGCAAAAGACGCTGGAAAAATCAGGTGTCAAACCTGAATGGCTGGACGAAGTGATTGTCGGTAATGTGTTGAGTGCCGGTCAGGGGCAAGGCCCGGGCCGTCAGGCAGCATTAAAAGCTGGCGTACCGGATTCCGTTCCTGCCTACACGCTAAATATGCTGTGCGGCAGCGGTATGAAAACCATTATGGATGCAGCCTCCCATATCAAAGCGGGCGATGCCGATCTGGTGATGGCTGCTGGTATGGAGAATATGTCTTCTGCCCCATTCCTGATGCCGGGAAAAATACGTAACGGCGTGAAGATGGGCAATATGACGCTGGAAGACTCCATGCTGATTGATGGCCTGATGGACGCTATGAATCAGATCCATATGGGCGTTACCGCTGAAAATATCGCTGAAAAGCATCATATCAGCCGTCAGGAGCAAGATAACTTTGCTCTGGCCAGCCAGCAAAAAGCCGGTGCAGCTCAGGAACAAGGTAAATTTCGCGATGAAATTGTTCCGGTGATGGTTCCCGGACGTAAAGGGCCGGTTACTTTTGATACTGATGAGTATATTAAGCCTTTTACTACCCTCGCCGACATGGAAAAGCTGCGTATTGCCTTTAAAAAAGAGGGTGGTACTGTTACCGCAGCCAATGCTTCCGGCCTGAATGACAGTGCTTGTGCGCTGATTGTTGCCAGTGAAAAGGCCGTAGAAAAGTATGGTCTGAAACCCATTGCTGAGATTGTCTCCTATGCACAAGCTGGTGTTGATCCTAAGGTAATGGGTCTTGGCCCGGTACCGGCAATTAGCAAAGCGCTAAAAAATGCCGGTATGCGCCTGCAGGATATGGAGCTGATTGAGCTGAATGAAGCCTTTGCTGCTCAGTCACTGGGGGTTTTACGCGAGTTATCACAAGAACATGGCTGTAGCGTAGAATCGATCTTACCTCATACTAACGTGAACGGTGGCGCTATTGCTCTTGGTCACCCGCTGGGTGCCAGTGGCGGCCGTATTACCGTTTCACTGATTCACGAAATGAAGCGTCGCCATAATCAGTATGGTCTGGCTTCATTGTGTATTGGTGGCGGTATGGGTGTAGCTATTGTGATTAAGAATCTCTGA
- a CDS encoding MurR/RpiR family transcriptional regulator: MKNNNALTLEDYISQTAQLHSLTESEERLDSYIQAHFNELPFHGIVDLARNAMVSKATVGRFLNKLGYTGYSAFRRALENTLSQQKLIPPFELALRAQEKVAATTADIVSEFNKNVTMLFESFKNNIDIESLDEFIDLILNTDRHIYVIGPSSSHAMAKHFSTLVKYFRDRVTLLSVDTGDLPKALLNISSQDVSIVFSYYRFNRVVIRVTEWFRKKDAVVVLITNSESNPYGKFCNLQFVLPSDTQSVFKSRIIGFFFVELVLHLAYEKGEGEGNFEQLEELFVFFETFSPLPK; this comes from the coding sequence ATGAAGAATAACAACGCGTTGACATTAGAAGACTATATTTCTCAAACAGCACAATTACATTCACTGACAGAGTCAGAGGAGCGACTGGATAGTTATATTCAGGCTCATTTTAATGAACTACCATTTCATGGCATTGTTGATTTGGCTCGCAACGCGATGGTAAGTAAAGCAACCGTTGGACGCTTTTTAAATAAGCTTGGGTACACAGGTTATTCAGCCTTTCGTCGTGCGCTGGAAAATACTCTGTCGCAGCAAAAGTTGATTCCACCATTTGAACTGGCATTAAGAGCTCAGGAGAAAGTTGCTGCTACCACGGCGGATATCGTCTCTGAGTTTAATAAAAACGTAACCATGCTATTTGAGAGCTTCAAGAATAATATCGACATCGAAAGTCTGGATGAGTTTATCGATCTTATCCTGAATACCGACCGACACATCTATGTTATTGGGCCTTCTTCTTCCCACGCTATGGCGAAACATTTTTCGACTCTGGTTAAATATTTTCGCGATCGGGTAACGCTGCTTTCTGTTGATACCGGGGATTTACCCAAAGCTTTATTGAATATATCGAGTCAGGATGTATCGATTGTTTTCTCTTATTATCGCTTTAATCGGGTCGTGATTAGAGTAACCGAATGGTTCCGCAAAAAAGATGCGGTAGTGGTGCTGATCACTAACTCAGAATCTAATCCCTACGGTAAATTTTGTAACCTGCAGTTTGTATTACCCAGTGATACGCAGTCGGTATTTAAAAGTCGAATTATTGGCTTCTTCTTTGTCGAGTTAGTACTGCATCTGGCGTATGAAAAAGGCGAGGGAGAAGGTAATTTCGAGCAGTTAGAAGAGCTGTTTGTCTTCTTTGAAACTTTTTCGCCACTGCCAAAATAA
- a CDS encoding YdcF family protein, whose protein sequence is MVNIKTKKRRLSKYLTFSLFIAAFLYILINAITIWNYSDKDERTTADVAIVLGAGLSDGKVTPVFQQRINHGIFLYQNGYVKKLIFTGGFGEGNEHSDAWVAKQYAEQQGVPAQDILYEETSTITQGNIRYAKAIMDDGQYQSAIIVSDPLHMKRAMLIAEDAGIKAWSSPTPTTMYISFKNKMAFLARETFFYSLYKIHR, encoded by the coding sequence ATGGTGAATATAAAAACTAAAAAACGCCGACTTTCAAAATATCTCACCTTTTCACTGTTTATTGCCGCTTTTCTCTATATCCTGATAAACGCGATTACTATCTGGAACTACAGCGATAAAGACGAGAGAACCACAGCCGATGTGGCTATTGTGCTTGGTGCTGGCTTGTCAGATGGAAAAGTAACGCCGGTATTTCAGCAGCGTATTAACCACGGTATATTCCTGTATCAAAATGGATATGTGAAGAAGCTGATTTTTACCGGTGGTTTTGGCGAAGGAAATGAACATTCTGATGCCTGGGTGGCTAAGCAATATGCTGAGCAACAGGGAGTCCCGGCGCAGGATATTTTATACGAAGAAACCTCGACCATAACTCAGGGAAATATACGCTACGCCAAGGCCATTATGGATGACGGGCAGTATCAAAGCGCCATCATTGTCAGCGATCCGCTGCATATGAAACGGGCGATGCTTATCGCCGAAGATGCAGGTATTAAAGCCTGGAGTTCGCCAACACCCACTACCATGTATATAAGCTTTAAAAATAAGATGGCATTTTTAGCCAGAGAGACTTTTTTCTATTCGTTGTACAAAATACACCGGTAG